TCGGTTCCGACGGCGGGCGGGTGCTACCACTGGACGACGGCGATCGGCGGCAGACGTTCAGGAATGATCTCGGGATGGTTTAATTTGATCGGAACGGTATTGATGCTTGTTACAACGAATTTATTATGTGCCGGATGGCTGGACCGGATTGCATCCTCCCGCTTTGGTTATCAGGAAGGAGCTTGGCCGTTCTATTCGATACTGGCCGTTCTTTTCGTCTCTCAAGCTCTCGTCAATATGAGGGGAATAGGCTTGCTCTCCCGCATGTTGTCGGCTATGACCTGGGTTCACGCTTTATTCGTGCTGATTATGGTCGCGGCCCTTGCTGCATTCGCCTGGCCTGGCTTTTATCCTCTTGATCTGCTCTACATTTCCGGCCCAATGAACAGTGCCGATGGCGCCGGACACGAGACGTCAATGCTTCTGGGCATGCTGATTTTGCAAAAAATGTTTCTCGGTTCGGACGCTGCCGCTCAAACGGCTGAGGAGACGTATGAACCGCGCATTAACGTGCCTTGGGGGATTTATTTATCCGTTGTGTATACTTTCATATTCGGTTTTGTGTTGTTTGCCTTCCTGGTCATTAATTATCCTTTTGGAACTGAAGGATTTGCCTCGTATGGCGATTTACCGGTATGGATGGACCGGATATGGGCGAGGTGGGGTGTTACGGTATCGGCGGTTGCGGCAGGCCTCATTGCCCTCCTTGGATGGAGCAGCGGTCTCGGTACGATGACATCTGCCTCCAGGACCTGGTTTGCAATGGCTCGTGACGGGGTCGTACCGTTCGCCAAACGGGCGGCGGAGGTATCCGAACGTTATCGTACGCCGCTGAGCTCAATTGTAAGTGTTGCCGCTGCTTCGGCGATCATATCGATCGCTTCCGGCGTGATCGGCTGGCATACAGCGGAATTAGCCATGCTGGTCAATCTTATTTCTCTCGGTCTTGCCGCGATCCACATTTCCTACGCAATTCCCATCGTTATCAAATTTACCGCTCACCGGCATAAACGTCCTCCTGTGACGCAGGGACCATGGCAGCTCGGAAAAATCGGTCTGACAGCCGATACGATCTCACTCTTATGGCTTCCTGCAAGTTCGGTGTATGTGATATGGCGTTTAGAGCCTACCCTCCAAATCTCCACATGCACCGCTGCGGTTCTATGCATCATCTTGATTGAACTTAAATACCGCCGCCTGAGAGGGCCTTTCAAATCAGTCGATCCTTTGCGGTTCAGCAGAAGAACACTTGATGAGATGATTCGAATTGAGAGAAAATTCCCACAACAATAATTTCCCGAAGTAATATGTTCATTTCCCGGGGAAGCGCATAAAATAACAGGAAAAGAGCGCTTTCGACACTATCTTCCGAGCCCTTCCTGTCGAAAAATTATGCTATTAATTGTTTGAGGTATGATGGTAATAATTAATGACATGAAATATCTATTTATTTGCCTTGCACTTCCAATCCATCTTATAATCTTTGGAGAATAGGAAGGAGGGAAGCAATTGATTTTACTCGGGAAGCTCTTATCTCTTAACATTGCCACGCCCGTCTCCGTACCGCATGGGTCGAAGAAAGTTGAAACCGGAATTTTTAAAAAGCCGGCCGGCAAACCACTCCATTTAAGCTTCACCGGACTGGCAGGTGACGGGCAAGCGGATTTGATCAATCATGGCGGCCCGGATAAGGCCGTGTGCGTTTATACAAGCGTCCATTTTCCATATTGGTCGGAGAAATGGGGAAAAAGCGCTCAGAACGGAGCATTTGGCGAAAATTTTACCGTGTCGGGTTTGACGGAGGAATCGCTATGCATTGGGGATACGGTTCGCGTAGGGGAGGCCTTGCTGCAGGTCAGTCAGCCGCGTCAACCCTGCTTTAAACTCGGTTTGAAGCATAATCTTCCGGATCTCCCGCTTCAGGTTGAACGAACAGGGTATACGGGGTTTTATTTTCGCGTCCTTCATGAGGGCATGGTTGCAGAGGGAGACGAGCTGTATCTCGAACACAGACATCCGGCAGGTATTACGATTTCGGAGGCTAATCGTGTGATGAGCGTGGATAAGAAGGACTCTGCAGGTATAAGGCGTCTGCTCGAGATCCCGGAGCTCGCAACGAGCTGGCGGGAAACGTTGACGAGCAGATTGGCGAAGCTTGAAGCAGGACATTAGAAAAACGGGGGATTAACATCGGATGGCTATAACTGCAGGCGGGGACTTTGCCGCCTTTCTTGATCAATACAACCTCGCCGCGGCATGGCGGGCCGTAGAGGAAGAAAGCGGCATGAACAACACGACGCGAATGGTATATTCGGGCGATAATAAATATGTTCTGCGTGTGTATGATAACCACCGCGACGCACAAATTGTGCGAATCGAGCATTTGGTTCTTGAAGGCTTACAAGCTCTGAAGCTGCCGTTCAAAGTACCGCAGCCGGTGGAGAATAACAGAAACTCTTCCATAACCGTATCACCGGATGGAAAACTCGCCGCACTATTCCGGTTTATTGAAGGCGATAGGCCTTCACCGAAAAATCCGGAGCACGTCGCAGGACTGGGCCGTGCCGCGGGGCTGCTGTCCCACGCGCTAAATGGAGTGAGGCCGGATGTGATTCCAATATATAAGCCGTACTATGAATTCGATAAAACGCATGGCGCTGTGACCGATGAGGCTATCCGTGTAATGGCAGCGGAATCGGAGCTGCTGTCAGGCCGGACCGGCCAGCTGGAGCAGCTGCTTCGGCTCCGCGGCCAGCTTCTCGATTTGAAGCCGAGGATTGCCGCTTTGCCCCATCAGTGGATTCACGGTGATATCGTGTTTACCAACTCGCTCTGTGAAGGGGACCGTATTGTCGGGATGCTTGATTTTGAATTCAGTACCGTGGATGTCAGAGTAATGGAGCTGGCGGTTGTGCTTGGCGAATTTCCGGAAGCTGAAGAAGGGACTGCGCTTGAGAGAACCGCTTTGTTCTGCCGGGGCTTCGGATCAGCCGTCAAGCTTACCATAGATGAAATCGCTTTGCTTCCGGAGCTGATCAAGCTGCGGATGATGGATGTTTTTCTGCATTTTGCCGGGCGATATGCGGAAAAGCTCGACCCCGAGCAGGTATGGGACGGCCAGATTGTGCGCGCTTCATATGTCTGCGAATGGATTAATCGTAACCTAGACAAACTGGAGCCGATGTTCCGCCAGTATCTCCTTTAATTACTTATTTGCAAGGCATATCGCTTCTTGGGAAGCGACATCCGTGAATGAAAAGCCGGGCTGCCGCCATATATATATTACAATTGCAGTGGGGGGGATTAATCATAATGTTGAACGCAGCGGAGCTTCTTGGTTACGGTCCGTCCGATCGGCTCCTTATTGTAAATGCAGATGATTTCGGCTTATGCCATTCAACCAATATGGGTATTCAAAAGCTCCTCCTGGACGGTGTCGTATCTTCCGCCACCCTTATGATGCCTTGCAGTTGGGCCAGGGAAGCCGCTCTTTGGAGCGCCCGGCACACCCATTTGGATATAGGCGTTCATTTTACGTTGACCAGCGAGTGGGACTTGATGAAATGGGGTCCAGTTTACCGAAAAGGGCCCATTGACTCGTTAGTCACCCAAGAGGGATATTTCCCCAAAGATGTGAAAACATTAGAGCGCCAAGCCGATCCGGAGCAAGTCCGCCAGGAGCTTATCGCGCAAATTGAGATGGCGCTGAAGCTGGGCGTTGATTTGTCGCACGCGGATAATCATATGGGCAGCCTGTACGGACTTGCGACCGGGCGCCATTTTCTTGATGTGGTGTTTGATATATGTGCGAAGTATGGGCTTCCGTTCCGGCTGCCGAGAACTCTTCTGCTTGAGAACGGGCAGGTTGCTCCGCAGGAGCTGGCCGAACAAGCGCTTGAGCTTGCGGATCTGGCGAATGCGAAAGGCGTTATTGTGCTGGATTACTTGCTAGGGCTGCCATTCCGTTCTGAGCCGGGTGAAACCTTCGACACGTTTAAAGCGCAAATGATCGCGCTGCTTCAGAATTTGCATCCCGGCATATCCGAAATCATCATCCATCCGTCGCTAGTAACCGACGAGTTATGCGCTTTCCATGAGACGCCGCTTAAGCGCGGGATGGAGATGGATTTGTTCCGGGATCCGGATGTTCAGGAAGCGCTCCGCCTTGAGGGGATCATTCCGGTTCGCTGGAGACAGCTGCGTGATTTGCAGCGCCGCTTATCCGCGTCCGTTTAACTCCGGTCGACAATACAATGGTAACGCTTGACACAGCGTCAGGCACTCCCAAAAGCAGACAAGCCCCTCGGTGAACGGAAGTAACGATTGAAAAAAGAACCACTGTTCGGAAATTACTTATAATGGTATACTGATAGTTGTGAATTTAATATATTTTCAGAAAATTCGGGAAGGGAGTGGGAGAATTGGCGGTTCTTCCTAAGCAGAACGAACTCGGTTTCTTCGAAATTCGCCTTGAATCGATCGGCGGACTAGGCGCTAACTTGGCCGGTAAAATGCTGGCTGAAGCGGGCGTAGTTGGAAGCGGTTTCAACGGAGTCAGTTTTTCTTCTTACGGCTCGGAAAAGAAGGGTTCACCGGTAAAAGCACATATCCGGTTTTGCGACCTTGAAACGAACATCCGGGATACGACACCAGTGGAACGGCCGCACATCGTGGGTATTTTTCATGAAAATTTGTCGAAGACGGTCAATGTCATCAGCGGGATTCATGAAGACAGCGTTGTACTTGTCAACTCTTCCAAGTCGCCTGAGCAGCTCAAGGAGAAATTAAACCTTCTTGGCGGTACGATGGCTGTGGTCGATGCGACAAATATTGCACTCGAAGAGAATAATCGCGTCAATATGGCGATGCTTGGCGGTTTGTTTCGGCTCTGCGACTTCCTTGATTTTGAGCATATGAAAGGCATAATCCGCAAATCGCTGGAGAAAAAATATCCGCAGGCGGTAGAACCTGCGCTTCGAACGTTCCAGAGAGGCTACGACGAAGTGCAGTTCCAAACGTTTGCGCTGCCGGAAGGGACGGCAATGCCTCAGCCAACGCGTTGGGATGTCCCGGCTCTGGGATATTTGACTCAACCGATGGGCGGCATGATTACGAACCCCGGCAACAGCGTACTGAAGGATTTGAGTATTTCCCGCCAAGGAATGATGCCGCATTTTGACGAAGAGAAATGTATTCACTGCGCCGCTTGTGACACCGCTTGTCCGGACTTCTGCTTCGTATGGGATGAGCAGCCGGATAAGAAGGGACGTCCGCAAATGTTTCTGCAGGGAATCGATTACCAATATTGCAAGGGCTGTCTGAAATGCGTCGTCGCTTGTCCGACCGAAGCGCTCGCCTCCGAGCGTGAAACGGACGGTTACGGCGAGCAGAACCGTGTTCCGCACCGTTTTGAATGGGCGAATTAATGCAGTGCTTCGGGTAGCCAGGAGAGAGGGGAGAAACAATGGCCATTGAAATCAATAAGGAAGTGAGCCGGGGAACCGTCGAACAGCGTATGGTATACGAATCCGGCAACGAAATGGCGGCGTATGCCGCGCACCAGATCAATTACCATGTAATGGGATATTTTCCGATTTCACCGTCAACGGAAGTTGCGCAATTTCTCGACCTGATGAAAGCGAACGGGCAGCACGACATAAAACTCATTCCGGCTGACGGCGAACACGGCTCGGCAGGTATTTGCTACGGTGCTTCCGCCGCAGGCGGCCGCGTTTTCAACGCTACAAGCTCAAACGGTTATCTGTATATGCTTGAACAGATGCCTGTACAGTCAGGTACCCGTTTTCCGATGGTGATGAATCTGGTTTGCCGCTCGGTTTCCGGTCCGCTCGACATACACGGCGATCATTCGGACTTATATTTTGCGCTTAACACCGGCTGGCCAATCCTTATGTGCCGGGATCCGCAAGCCGTATACGATATGAACATTATGGCGATTAAGCTCGCGGAGGACCCTGCGGTCAGGCTGCCTGTGCTTGTCGCCTCCGACGGTTACTTCACATCGCACCAGAAGCGCCGGGTTCAAACGTTCGCGCATCGCGCCGATGTCCATGCATTCGTAGGCGAGAAGCCGGTGGAAGGCTACGCGCATGTGCTCGACCGCAACAATCCGATTACGGTTGGGCCTTATATGAACGAGCCGGACTATATCAACAACTGCTATCAGCAGTCGGTTGCGATGTATAACGCCTCCGCCGTCTTCGACCGTATTCGCAAGGAGTACGAGGTCTTGACAGGCCGCGATTACCCGATCCTTGATCTTTACCGGATGGAAGACGCCGAGGTGGCTGTTTTCCTCATGAACTCCGCTTCCGAAATCATCAAGGACGTCGTTGACCAGCTGCGAGCCAAAGGCATTAAAGCAGGCTCGGTAGCGCCAAATATGATCCGTCCGTTCCCTGCCAAGGAAATCGCTGATGTTCTGCGCCGCGTAAAAGCGGTAACGATCGGCGACCGCGCCGATTCGTACGGGGCTCACGGTGGCAACATGACCAATGAAATTAAGGCTGCTCTGTTTACGCATGGCGTAACCGACACGATGGTCGTAAGCCGCATTTACGGCTTAGGCGGTAAAGACTTCTACGCGGAGGACGGACATCATATGTTCGAGCTCGCTCTGGAAGCCGTGAAGAACGGGAAGGTGGCCGTTCCATTCGATTATTACGGCCATACCCCGGGCGATCCGGATAAAGCGCCGAAACGGGTACTCGAGCCGATGAAGTACGAGGATCTGAAGACCGGGCTTATTACGGTAGACCGCGATGCGTCTACCGGCAAGCTTAAGGTGAAAGTGCCTCCCGTCCGTCAGCTCACGAAGAAGCCGAAGCGGCTGGCTCCCGGCCATGGCGCATGCCCGGGCTGCGGTATTTTCTCGGGCCTCGAGCTGTTCTTCAAAGGAATAGAAGGCGATATCGTTGCTCTCTATCAAACCGGCTGCGCAATGGTCGTTACGACCGGCTTCCCTTATTCATCGCATAAAGCGACTTATATTCACAACCTGTTCCAGAACGGAGCGGCTACGCTTTCAGGCGTCGTCGAAATGTTCTGGGAGCGGAAGCGCCGAGGCGAATTGGACAGCTATGGGCTAAAGGATGATTTCACATTCGTGATGATTACCGGCGACGGCGGCATGGATATCGGGATGGGCCCGGCGATCGGCAGCGCACTGCGCAATCATAAAATGATCATTCTCGAGTACGATAATGAAGGCTACATGAATACCGGCGCTCAGCTGTCATATTCGACGCCGCTCGGTCACCGCACGTCGACATCCAATGTCGGCAAGCATCAGGGCGGCAAGCTGTTCCATCACAAGGATACGGCGCAAATAATGGCTGCAACGAATATTCCTTATGTATTCACCGGTTCGGAATCAATCCCGCAGGATTTGATCAGAAAGGCCGCCAAGGCGCAGTATTACGCGCAAAACGTCGGACTGGTCTACGGTAAAATACTGATCACATGTCCGCTCAACTGGCTGTCGGAGGAGAAGATCGGGCAAACATTGATTGACGATGCCGTCAACTCATGCTTCTTCCCGCTCTACGAGGTGGAGGAAGGCGTAACGAATATTACGTTTAATCCCGAAGAGAAAGGGAAAAGGATTCCACTGGGCGATTGGCTCAAAAATATGGGTAAAACAAAGCACATGACGCGGCCGGAATACGCCGAAGCGCTCAAATCGTTCGAGGACGAGGTTGAACGGCGCTGGATGAGGCTGAAGGCGAAGCATGAGAATCCATATTTATAATAGTTAAGGACATTAATTAAATTTATGTAATGCAATCGGGGCGAAGCCGGATGGTGCTTGCGCCCTTGTTTGCTTTTTTAAGCGGGGAGGGGCGGTAGTATCATGCCGATTGTGTTAAGGCATCGGACAACAGGTGAAATCGCTTGCGGTTTACTGCAAAATGTATACAATTTTGCATATTATGGCGCACTCTGGTGGGACGATAAGGAAACGGCGGAGGAGCGTTCGGGTCAAGCATTGACTGCGGCAGGCTTCGAGCAAGCTTCGGACTGGGAGCTGCTTGAAGTCAAGGAAGAACGTCTCAAGCTGTTCAACGTGAAGCTGAATAACGACCCGAAACGGCAGCTCATTATGGAAGGCGATGGAACGATTACGGTTGTTAAAGGGCGGAGGAATGAAAAGGGGGACCAGAGTTAAGATGAAAGTGATGCAAAACGTTCATTTCCAGCAGCTGCTGGAGCTCGATAATGAATCGTCGGCCGCCAGTTTCGGCAGTCAGCTGCGCGAGGGAGGATTTACGGCGGTAAGGCGGTTTCTGGATGATTTCCGCGATTATCTTCGGCGCTTTGAAGACGATGATGGAGAGCGTGCCGCTGCGCTGCTGCAGTTTGCAAGGACGGCGCTTCCGGAGCCGGGTCGAATCAGTCCGTCCTGGGCTTATATCTGGCAGGAATTCGACAGTATTATCAGAACGAAACGTCATGTTTTCGGCTCGATCGGTCATACGCTGCGCAGCGGCGAATGGCAGGTGCTGCTCGACAATCCGTATTCGAATCAGAACATCGCCGTATATCCGGGACTTACGTTCATCGAAGCCGTATATATGTTTGCTTATTTCCGGACGGATTTGACTAACAACGAATACATCCGGCTGCAGAGAATCGACACGGTAATGACTTTTACGGGGGCCGATAAACAGTTGTAAGATGTGGCCGCAAAAAAAGGTTTTGATGTCTGCAGCTGCAGACATCAAAACCTTTTTCAATCGGTAAGTATTGATTTTTCGTGTAATCTGTGAATGTGAACGGCAAATTGATCTTATTGATAGGGAGATAACTTAACGGTTATTAACACAACCCTCGTTCATAAGGTGAGCCGCGATTTTAAAGCCGTGAAACCGTCCTGTTTCGATAAAAATTTCATTCGCCTCGCGCCGTGATGCTACGACGCCGGCCAGATAGACTCCGGGGACATTGGTCTCCATCGTCTCGTCGTTAAATGTGGGGTAGCCTTCCGGCTCGATCGAAACGCCGATTGAGGTTAGAAATGCCCGGTCCGGGTGAAAACCGGTTAGCGCGAGAACGAAATCATTCGGCAGATGCTCGGTCCCCTCTGTTAACGCATCTTTCACTTTTACGCTGCGCGGTCCGATTTCGACGATTTGGGAGGAAAATCGCATATCGATCCGGCCTTTGCCCACTAAACTCTCAAAGGTCGGCCGCACCCAAGGCTTGATGCTTGGCGAATACTGTTCTCCCCTGTAAACGACCGTCACTCTCGCTCCGACCCTCTCAAGCTCGAGTGCGGCGTCGATAGCCGAGTTGCTTCCGCCGATAATGGCAACATTCGTGCCGGTGTAGGGGTGGGCTTCGCGAAAGAAATGACTAACTTTATCAGACTGCTCGCCGGGTATGCCCAGCTCGTTCGGATGATCAAAGTAACCAGTCGCCACTATGACGGCAGACGCACGGTAGTTCAGCGATTCCCCGTAACGGTCCACCGTATGAAGTTCAAAACCGCCGCCCTGCACGGGTATTACCGATGTAACGGTTTCATAGGCGTTGATCCGCACATTCCGGCGCAGCGAAACATTTCGGTAATAATTCAGCGCCTCCAGCCGCGAGGGCTTCTCATTAGCGGTGGTGAAAGGGATTTCGCCGATCTCGAGCAGCTCGGGAGAGCTGAAGAAATGCATGTATGTCGGATATTGGGATATGGAATGAACGACATTCCTTTTCTCGATAATGAGCGGATTAACGCC
This is a stretch of genomic DNA from Paenibacillus sp. sptzw28. It encodes these proteins:
- a CDS encoding amino acid permease; amino-acid sequence: MFTVLSGLLLFAGVCAVSVCIGVIVQRKTNHAMQQSFIRHSSYIRFMQDKHDLNRFGIAQQLNRHMGGFSVFGLSFSTLSVIGGAVFLLGPAVAAGGTAVVGIGWPVLALFGLATACSLASFASSVPTAGGCYHWTTAIGGRRSGMISGWFNLIGTVLMLVTTNLLCAGWLDRIASSRFGYQEGAWPFYSILAVLFVSQALVNMRGIGLLSRMLSAMTWVHALFVLIMVAALAAFAWPGFYPLDLLYISGPMNSADGAGHETSMLLGMLILQKMFLGSDAAAQTAEETYEPRINVPWGIYLSVVYTFIFGFVLFAFLVINYPFGTEGFASYGDLPVWMDRIWARWGVTVSAVAAGLIALLGWSSGLGTMTSASRTWFAMARDGVVPFAKRAAEVSERYRTPLSSIVSVAAASAIISIASGVIGWHTAELAMLVNLISLGLAAIHISYAIPIVIKFTAHRHKRPPVTQGPWQLGKIGLTADTISLLWLPASSVYVIWRLEPTLQISTCTAAVLCIILIELKYRRLRGPFKSVDPLRFSRRTLDEMIRIERKFPQQ
- a CDS encoding MOSC domain-containing protein, whose amino-acid sequence is MILLGKLLSLNIATPVSVPHGSKKVETGIFKKPAGKPLHLSFTGLAGDGQADLINHGGPDKAVCVYTSVHFPYWSEKWGKSAQNGAFGENFTVSGLTEESLCIGDTVRVGEALLQVSQPRQPCFKLGLKHNLPDLPLQVERTGYTGFYFRVLHEGMVAEGDELYLEHRHPAGITISEANRVMSVDKKDSAGIRRLLEIPELATSWRETLTSRLAKLEAGH
- a CDS encoding phosphotransferase, translated to MAITAGGDFAAFLDQYNLAAAWRAVEEESGMNNTTRMVYSGDNKYVLRVYDNHRDAQIVRIEHLVLEGLQALKLPFKVPQPVENNRNSSITVSPDGKLAALFRFIEGDRPSPKNPEHVAGLGRAAGLLSHALNGVRPDVIPIYKPYYEFDKTHGAVTDEAIRVMAAESELLSGRTGQLEQLLRLRGQLLDLKPRIAALPHQWIHGDIVFTNSLCEGDRIVGMLDFEFSTVDVRVMELAVVLGEFPEAEEGTALERTALFCRGFGSAVKLTIDEIALLPELIKLRMMDVFLHFAGRYAEKLDPEQVWDGQIVRASYVCEWINRNLDKLEPMFRQYLL
- a CDS encoding polysaccharide deacetylase family protein; this translates as MLNAAELLGYGPSDRLLIVNADDFGLCHSTNMGIQKLLLDGVVSSATLMMPCSWAREAALWSARHTHLDIGVHFTLTSEWDLMKWGPVYRKGPIDSLVTQEGYFPKDVKTLERQADPEQVRQELIAQIEMALKLGVDLSHADNHMGSLYGLATGRHFLDVVFDICAKYGLPFRLPRTLLLENGQVAPQELAEQALELADLANAKGVIVLDYLLGLPFRSEPGETFDTFKAQMIALLQNLHPGISEIIIHPSLVTDELCAFHETPLKRGMEMDLFRDPDVQEALRLEGIIPVRWRQLRDLQRRLSASV
- a CDS encoding 2-oxoacid:acceptor oxidoreductase family protein translates to MAVLPKQNELGFFEIRLESIGGLGANLAGKMLAEAGVVGSGFNGVSFSSYGSEKKGSPVKAHIRFCDLETNIRDTTPVERPHIVGIFHENLSKTVNVISGIHEDSVVLVNSSKSPEQLKEKLNLLGGTMAVVDATNIALEENNRVNMAMLGGLFRLCDFLDFEHMKGIIRKSLEKKYPQAVEPALRTFQRGYDEVQFQTFALPEGTAMPQPTRWDVPALGYLTQPMGGMITNPGNSVLKDLSISRQGMMPHFDEEKCIHCAACDTACPDFCFVWDEQPDKKGRPQMFLQGIDYQYCKGCLKCVVACPTEALASERETDGYGEQNRVPHRFEWAN
- a CDS encoding thiamine pyrophosphate-dependent enzyme, with product MAIEINKEVSRGTVEQRMVYESGNEMAAYAAHQINYHVMGYFPISPSTEVAQFLDLMKANGQHDIKLIPADGEHGSAGICYGASAAGGRVFNATSSNGYLYMLEQMPVQSGTRFPMVMNLVCRSVSGPLDIHGDHSDLYFALNTGWPILMCRDPQAVYDMNIMAIKLAEDPAVRLPVLVASDGYFTSHQKRRVQTFAHRADVHAFVGEKPVEGYAHVLDRNNPITVGPYMNEPDYINNCYQQSVAMYNASAVFDRIRKEYEVLTGRDYPILDLYRMEDAEVAVFLMNSASEIIKDVVDQLRAKGIKAGSVAPNMIRPFPAKEIADVLRRVKAVTIGDRADSYGAHGGNMTNEIKAALFTHGVTDTMVVSRIYGLGGKDFYAEDGHHMFELALEAVKNGKVAVPFDYYGHTPGDPDKAPKRVLEPMKYEDLKTGLITVDRDASTGKLKVKVPPVRQLTKKPKRLAPGHGACPGCGIFSGLELFFKGIEGDIVALYQTGCAMVVTTGFPYSSHKATYIHNLFQNGAATLSGVVEMFWERKRRGELDSYGLKDDFTFVMITGDGGMDIGMGPAIGSALRNHKMIILEYDNEGYMNTGAQLSYSTPLGHRTSTSNVGKHQGGKLFHHKDTAQIMAATNIPYVFTGSESIPQDLIRKAAKAQYYAQNVGLVYGKILITCPLNWLSEEKIGQTLIDDAVNSCFFPLYEVEEGVTNITFNPEEKGKRIPLGDWLKNMGKTKHMTRPEYAEALKSFEDEVERRWMRLKAKHENPYL
- a CDS encoding YpdA family putative bacillithiol disulfide reductase, yielding MISEQIVIIGAGPCGLAAALQLQAIGVNPLIIEKRNVVHSISQYPTYMHFFSSPELLEIGEIPFTTANEKPSRLEALNYYRNVSLRRNVRINAYETVTSVIPVQGGGFELHTVDRYGESLNYRASAVIVATGYFDHPNELGIPGEQSDKVSHFFREAHPYTGTNVAIIGGSNSAIDAALELERVGARVTVVYRGEQYSPSIKPWVRPTFESLVGKGRIDMRFSSQIVEIGPRSVKVKDALTEGTEHLPNDFVLALTGFHPDRAFLTSIGVSIEPEGYPTFNDETMETNVPGVYLAGVVASRREANEIFIETGRFHGFKIAAHLMNEGCVNNR